In Candidatus Devosia phytovorans, the DNA window CGATCAAGGTGGAGATCGGCCGGACCTTCGCACTGGCCGACGCCGCCGATGCGCATCGGGCGCTCGAAGGGCGCGAAACCACGGGATCGGTGATCCTGTTGCCGTGAGAATACGCGCCGGGCTGGACAGCCCGGCGCTCTATCGGTAAAGGCACACTCTACGGAAGGGTGGCAGAGTGGTCGATTGCAGCGGTCTTGAAAACCGCCGATGTGCAAGCATCCGTGGGTTCGAATCCCACCCCTTCCGCCATAGTCCCGCCGATGCACCACGCCAGACGACCGCGTGCCCGGGAAGTTGTTCCCCACAAATCTCATAGGCGAATTTTGGCCTACCCGCCGCACTTCACCCGGCTGGGGGAACGCGACGAGGCGATCGTGTCGACGGGGCGCGGCAATCCTTCCTATCCGCCGAGTCCTGCGACGTTTGTCACGCGGGCGCGGCGGGTGGTGACGAGCCAGATGCCGGATGTGACGAGGGCGAGCGCTACCAGATTGTTCCACTGCACGATATTTTCGCCCAGGATGACACCCGAGAGGGCGATGCCGAAGATGGGGATGGCGCAATTGAAGATGGCGACCACGCCAACCGGATTGTGCTTAAGCAGCAGGCCCCATAGCGAAAAGGCCAGGGCCGAGATGGCTGCCAGATAGGCGAGCATGGCGATGGCCTCGGGGCTGGTGATGCTGATGCGGCCGCCCGTGGCGAGGCCAATGGCCAACAGGGCGAGGCCACCCAGGAGCAATTGCCAGCCCGTCATCAGGCCGGTGTCCATGCGCTGGCTGATGCGCCGCCCATAGAGCGTGCCGACGGAAAACAGCAGGGCGGCGATGAGAATGAAGCCTTCGCCGATGAAGGAGATGCTGGCATCGACCGGAGAGGCCAGATTGACAATCAAAACGCTGGAAAAGCCGAGCAGGCAGCCGACCGAGCGTTGCCAGGTGAGTTTGTCATCGGTGAAGAGCCAATGGGCCAGCAGGACGGAAAAGAAGGTGCTGGTGGCGCTGACGATTGACACCTTGACGCCCGTCGAATGGGCAAGGCCGACGTAGTAGAAGAGATATTGGGCGGCCGTGGACACGAGGCCCAGCAGGAGCAGGCGGGACATCTGTGACGGCGCCTGGATCAGAGGCTGGCGACGCAGGGCCATGAACAGCAGGAGCGCCACGCCAGCCAGGATGAAACGTGCGCCGGCAAAGACCATGATCGAGGGCGTGTCGGAGGGCGCTATGCCGAGGACCGCATAGCCATGCTTGACCGCCGGAACGGCGCTCCCCCAGAGAAAACAGCAGAGCAGGGCAATGGCCACGACGAAGCGCCGGTCACGCAACCAGCTGGCGGGAATATTCAATTGAGGCGTCCGATCGTAGTCGCGGCGGCGGTGGTCATTGGGGGATGGCTATAGACAATGGCAATGCAGCCGACCACTGGCCACGAGATGGTTGGGCGCAATTGCCGGGAAGATCATTCTCGACCCGATAGCGATCGCCTGCTATGGCGTCGAGCCTGTTAGCCAGCCGCAGGAGTGCACGCCGATGAGCCGCAAGGAATTTGATGC includes these proteins:
- a CDS encoding DMT family transporter; this encodes MNIPASWLRDRRFVVAIALLCCFLWGSAVPAVKHGYAVLGIAPSDTPSIMVFAGARFILAGVALLLFMALRRQPLIQAPSQMSRLLLLGLVSTAAQYLFYYVGLAHSTGVKVSIVSATSTFFSVLLAHWLFTDDKLTWQRSVGCLLGFSSVLIVNLASPVDASISFIGEGFILIAALLFSVGTLYGRRISQRMDTGLMTGWQLLLGGLALLAIGLATGGRISITSPEAIAMLAYLAAISALAFSLWGLLLKHNPVGVVAIFNCAIPIFGIALSGVILGENIVQWNNLVALALVTSGIWLVTTRRARVTNVAGLGG